The genomic stretch gttGTTCCAGTTCTCACCAATTTTCTGTCTGCAGTTAGATCGTTCAAGTAACGAGACTTTAGAGCAGCAGTTTGGGCATCTACATCGGCTGACCAAACGTCGTGTCTCAAGAAGCTGATTAAGTAAGAGTCAACGTTGTCTAAAAATTGCTGGAACAAGTCTGGCCTATCATAGTACACTGAAATAAAGAACGAGTACaagtttcagaaaaaatcATTCCCCAAGAAAAAATGACTACCGATAAAGTTTCTTCAAATATGCAGAGCCTGGTATGTTACCTGACATCTGTGTGCGATATAGATACCTATAAGAATATTTGTTACTTCGCGTTGATCCACTCATACTTGCCTGCAGTTGTAACAATTCCTTCTCCCTTGGTTACAACGACCACCCACGGCAAATCATGCTGTTCTCCATTGGCAATGATATTCGCTGGAGTATCCGTAAAAAGTGCACCTTCTACGTCAGGTTCGACTACAGGATACCAAACAATAGGCCTGGCCGTCCTTACATCCCTCAACAGCACGTCTGTATCGTACAAGTATGACCCATTGAAAGTCATCAGACAGTTAACAAGGGTGGTTGACGTGTTGGTTGGACAACCAAGGTATTCGCCCAACTTCGTGGCACGCGTGGCGGCCACCGAATACGGTTCAGGAACAGGAGGATAGAGTTGCGGTGTACTATGTGTCATGAATTGGTGAAAGAGTCCTGAAAAATGTATGCGGTTATTCGTCAAGTTGAAATGCCAAGTATTTAATATCGATTTAGTGAAAACTACTTCAATGCGATTATTGATCTCTCTTACAATCAAAAGTATTAGCTTCGCTGTAGTAACAATAACTCGGGTACATTTACCACCGGAAGATGATCATTAAATACCATAGGTATATTTAAAATCAACTGAGCAACTCTGCTCACCTTTTGTTAAAGGAGATAAGGTCAAAAGGCGAACGCAGGCGGCGCCTGAACTTCCACCGAAGAGCGTTACTTTATTTGGATCACCACCGAAATACTTGATGTTTCGTTGGGTCCATCTCAAAGCTTCAGCTATATCTTTAAGTAAATTATTTCCCGGCGATACTTCGTCGCCGGTACTGAAAAATCCTAGTATTCCCAAACGATAGTTCGGAACTACGAGAACCACGTCTTTATTAAGAAGAAATTCTGGACTGCGTTGGTCAGGAGTGCTCCTTCCAACCATGAATCCTCCACCATAGATGAAGACCATCACTGGCAGTAACGTAGCATTTTGGCTACTAGGAAGCTATGCGgtaaaaatggtaaaaaagtgatcatttgctttttcatttGAGAACTCATTAATGTAAGCCGACCGTAGACCGTGATCCTGAATAATCACCGTGCACCCGTCTTATTCAATTCTTCATGTTATAAATTAAGAAATGATAGCAAAGCAAATAGGTGCACCAACaataaactataaactatgTATCATAAAGAGATAACACTTGTTTTCTGCACTTCATTCACTGATTTCTTCTATACGTATATCGCAATGTTGCAGGCTGACAGCATAAACATGCATTTCTGAACCCACGTCCAAGCTTGAGTATATTGCGCGCAAAAATGCTTTAGTCTGTACGCAGCCTAAGGAGCTAAGAACAGCGAGGAGAAACCAAGATCGATGGACGAAAACTTCATGATTTCGATTTTGGGTAATGTTGCACAACAGTCTGATTTATTGTGAGCAAAAAAGAAGATGATATCAGAGGTTTGAATTCcgtagaaaattttccaatgagatctaaattttcagtttctctAGCGTTGTCCGAACCAAAATATTTCTAGTACGATAAAGAACTGTAGGTATGgttgaacaaattcaaatgatTGAGGATCTGTTTATTTCTCGAAATCAACCTTCACGATGTAATCACAGAGATTTCTTATCCAATCTAAAGCACTAAAAATATGCTGTATTTTGAACCCAGCTGTGTGACAATTAGTATATCGCGTTGCTAGTGCGGAACGTAGGCagtttttaatgaataaacGTGCGCTGTAATTACACGAATCAGATATCGCCGCTGATGTATATGAAATCGCCTATCCGCGCGTCCGACACACGCTATAATCTTCAAACATCTGTGAGCGAAAGTTAGATTTCTGAAGCAATGAAGGTGCCACTGACATAAAACAAGTCTACCAGCAAAAGGGTGGTGTAGGAATCAAAAAAAAGCTGAACAATAAAATCAATTCTACATTGCCTCAATATGTTTGGCATTACTGGAATTCTACGTGAAATGAACAGAGCTAAACTTGTTCGCTGTTGGATCAGACGATAGCCTAAACTGGTGTTTCGGTACtgaaatcaaatgaatttcaaaatgtttgtGCTTTCAATTGAACATCCTTAAATCTCTTGGTACGACTAGTACATTTCTCGAGATAGAAAATTTGGAACGATGATGgtaaaactataatttcttCCAGGTATCAAAATATAGTCAATACGATTGCGATATACCTGCGGCGTATAGACATTGAGATAGAGGCAGTCCTCATCCCCTATGATCTTTTTCTCGATCTGAATACATGCGTTAGGCATGCGGCTGGCATCTAGAGTCCCGTTCCAAGGACCCGCCGGTACGGCTTGTTTAAACCTGGATTGGAATAATGGGAGAAATTAATGTTTCCGTATTTTTGGGACGATTAAACTCCCAATGATAGGTGATTTTTTGGCCAGCATGAGGCTTGATGATTCCGCCAATTCTTCGTCGTAGATTTTGAACATGTTATTCTGTCGAGTACATTCAATTATGTATTTTAGTGCTACGAGTTGTGATCAATGCAGATCCACCCAAAGAAAATCCGTCGAGAGCTGATATTATCGATGGTTTAGCGGACTCTCCAAGCAATCGAGATGTGTAAAAGCAAAGTACGTGAATCTGGTCAAAACAATGTGGTTTCAGTACGTATATACGGATCCTTGATGGTTTATTTGGTCGGTCAATATCTTCttactaagaaaaaaaaatcttatgaATAAAGTGAGGTCCTTTACCCTCCCGAGCTCATACCATGCATTCTGAACaagtaaaaaatacatagtatAAGCTCGGGACGTTGAGAAGTCCTAACTGCATTATCAACTCGTGTTGATGTATATTAACTGCTTGTATCTTTGGAATATATGAACCAAAGTTTGCCCAATCAATCACAGTATCATCGTAAGTACCAGTATCAGTTTACTATGGATACCGTATATTATTACTGTAAGTAGTAGCGCAGCTCGTAACGTGCGAGACTTCGGAAGGGGAGGACTTGAGTTCAAACTCGCAGCTTGTCGGTGAGGTCCTGAGCGATAGCTCGCAGAAATTGTAAAGCAGGTAACGTCGTTCAGGCTCCGAATCGGCGAGTTGAGATTTTATCTCCGTCCGGGTGTCCGGGCAACGTTTTCTGCACCGCCTATGCAGCGATAGGTAACTTGTAACTCTGAATTACTCCGACAAACCTGAGATCTCCAATCGGTGGCTCGGCAAACGGAACTCCAATGAAGGCAGAGAATCTTCTGCCAAGGTGTGTGACCATATTTATACCTCGAAGTCTTCCTTGCGGTATCGTCGTTTCCGGACGCATCCAATCCTCGCCAGCGGGAATGTCCCCATTTTTGATTGGAATAACACCAAAGATTGTCAGGAAAGCGATTAGCAAAAGAGCCACGAGCAGACACGCGGCTGCTATATAACAGCACGAGCGCGAGCCAATTTTACATACAAACATGATTACTGTCTGTCACTAAGTGATGCTCGCCAAAGGGACCAGTCTGAGTTATTTTATCTTGCGAGAATAAAAGATGTCTTGTCATAATTAGAGACAATGTAGTTTGGTAACAACGCCTTGAATTTAATTCGCAACCTTATCTCAATATATAGTGCGGACTGGAATTAAATCCACCTTGTCAAGTGGTCTAATAAGATTAAGtgtatatgaggtattccatgccaactgagaggtcattttccctgacccccgccaatttgcctaattattttttatgtgattctacaacctaaaaaaagcactcaccatttttttcagatttttcgtttcaaccattcttttttaaaaaatgttacaaacccttttatggtcctaaaaaaaacaccatttttttttttttttttgcaaaaattcacgTAATTTCTGGGTcccaaaacaaacattttgagccatagttcagagtggagaattgattttttgtatgGAGGTCAGGGAAAATAAcctctcagttggcatggaatacctctATAATGTATGTTTTGTTATTAAGTAGTTTGATGACATTGCATTTACGTGTGAGATAACAGAATAATAAAGCCGAGTAGCGCCAGTTCGAAAGCTATTTTTTATGCATGTAAAGTAATAAAAAGCCGCCTATATATAAGTGCACACATAGAacaattaaatatttgaatccCATAATTATTTACTCAAGTGATATGATAATGACAGGTACAAATGATTGCTAAAAACAAAAGGATTCTACAATCACACGAACAGATTATATAATTCTGGCGTAGTCATAAAATCATGTGAACCCTCTAGCTTTCAAGGCTGTAAAGTCTTGAATTACTTTATCAAGATCTGGTTCATGAGCAATATCATTCTCAATCGATTCACTTTCCAGTCCGTCTAAGCGTCCTTGACTCATTGACAACCGCAAATACTTTAGTTTCAAGTTGGAAAAACTTCATTCTCCGGAAGCGACAGTCACTGGCAACGTCAATAATATTGTCAACGCACAGAAAACATTCGGAACCAGAGAGGTGAGCATATTCTCGCATGCACATATATAGGGGCACGTTTTTGGGATTAAAACGATGAGGTATTCTTCTGAATAGCGCTCGTAATTCGCCAAACAGTTCGTAACTTGATCTTATTGGTTTGCATCaggtaatgaaatttgaagatcTGCACATTTTCGTAAATCATCCTCCATATGAAGTTGTAGCTCACATATTCTAAATAAGAATCCAAATGCCTCCGGATGTCGGTTTGCCCAACAAACTCCCACGATGATTATTGAGATTGGAGCCTGGCAAATCATACTTAATTGAAATCTGATCACTTTGACTGCATCTATGCGATTCTCCCATCGGGTTTCGCTCAATGGATTGACCGTAAAATTTAGCACATACTACAGTAAAACATTCCATCTGTGTGAAGAAGctgagaaataattttaattatattggACAACATAAAAAAAGGACATTGCTTCAGAGTTACAATTAGCAGCATTATTCAGCACCAAATTCAACGAATGAATACAACAGGGTACAAAAAATGCTCTCCAATTGATATTTGTAATTCTGCTTGACATTCCCCGTGATGCCCTCAATCTAGCAGCTATACGTCCTCTGCCTGCCGAAGTCTAGGCTGGGAAAATATGCTAGGTCTAAGAGGGTTAAAGGATTGGCAGAAAAAACCGATCTCACGATACTATACCGCAGTGGTATGACCCCAATACTATTATTCGATGTATTAGGTTAGAGATTGCTGGAGGACTATCGGTACATCGAAATTTTGTAAGATGCATTACAAGCATCCCATATgctaataattattttctaagTGAGTTAAACCTGCAATTCATCGATACTTGCTGtttgttgaataattgaaagtgATTCAAGATATTGCATGCAATTTGATAACGTTACGTTATGCCAGactgaaattttatcgattaaATAATTAGATGAATATGATTAAACATTCGTTGGACAAACCTTGGGTAAATCCACTGTTTGAACGACATTGGTAAATTTAAACGAAGATTATTACATCTGTAGCTAAATACTATTCCCTATCACAAATGCCGAGTAAGCTATGGTTACTTGTCACGATGTTCATTCCACCAATTTGTAAGCTATGCTAAAAGAcatcacaaaaaaaattattccaccGCAAGTCAAGCACCGTTGCGATCGCGAACGAGCCAATTcattggatgaaaaattcaaggttTGTATAACAATTGTTATcgccacgccacgtgacagTAAAGAAGCTGTAAACAAATACCTGTAATCTAAATACATGCGAACTCACCATCGTTGCTGAGAAATGGGGAAGTTACCCGGATGTCTCTGTTCAACtctggaaaaaatgaaaatcgaaacTTAAATTAATTTAGCAAAGttgattttcacttttcaaattaAGCATTACTATTTTCTACTTTCATACTTCTTCACCACATGttcatacatacacatactcACACGCAAGGGAAAAAATTGGCTTCAAATGTAACACCTTAAATTAccaaataattattaacaataCAAGTATTCATACCTCCTCCTGGTTGCTCCACACTTGACATGTAGTATTTCTCGTAGCATCTTAGCTTGAATTTTGAAGCTACGCACTTTTTACGCTGCAATAAGAATATAAGTGAATATTATTCATGcaatatactttaattagATTTCACGTCACTACAGACTGTATGTGCCgtaaccatttttttttctctcataacAATTTAGTGGtttctgatttatttataaatgaacTGCAGCAATTAGTAATATAAAGCTAATAAAATAAGCACAAGTATCGGACAAATGCATAAAATCAATGAACAACTAAAATCATTGGCGATCAAGAGcgaagttgtaaaaaattatatcgattACGCACTTTCTAGATTTACTCACTGTAGGCGTTGGTctagttttcattttgttcttAGAGACGATTGATCTGGTTACTCCATTCGGATCATTGCCGCGTGTATTCGATATGTACTGCAATGTAGTCTGTCCTTGTAATCGCGTAAGGGataacaaaatttcattattcttttattttccaaatcaataCACACGccattgaaaatttacgatcgtttttacaaaatatagtcaaggaccgagtAGTAATAAATTAGCAGAAAGTATCATAACAGTACATGAAGAATGATTtgaaatgtatacatattctaaataatataaaatataaatgttcTCTATGTTTCCATAACATGTGTGACCTGACCTGACATTTTCAGCTTATGCATTTTGGTTATCAACATTCGTTGCTAGGGTCACTTAATTCAGCCCTACATAAAAAATCCGACAGGATTTGTGCCGTCAATTGTGTCCGACTTGTGTCCGACATTTGTAGCGGATTGTGTCCGGATCTCACAGAAACTGGATACGTTCCGACAATCTGGACTATAAAATTAAGGTTCATCGGGACGCGGGAATAGAAACCGGACACGttccgaaataaaattttggtCATCAAGCCGCAAACCGAGTTCATTTACGACAAAGCCGACTAGGATCCGTTCACAATCTTCTACCCTTGTCTCTCGTGTGGAGGATAACACCGGATTTTGTAGCGGATCTGTGTCGAATCCGACAGAGATCTGTCGTATTTTTTATGTAGGGAGGTCACCTCGATCCATCTTGCTGCGGTTCAATTCTGCTTCGGGGCACTCACCGTCGATGTTCGTcggatgtttttatttcagtaagttattttttctctgGACCACACGCAGTCCTTCGTGGATTATTCACAAATGAGTATGGTGGAAATATATTGAAACAACCTGACCAACGCGATCTGAATTCTGAACTGATGGCCGTGGTTTTACTTCGGTTGCTCAGAAGCGACCGATGCCGCGCGGCGCTCGAAATCGAGTCTCGACGGCCAGTTGGAAACGCCGTGGGAGCTTCGCGCAACGTGGTCAGATGTTTAAGCAATTGCGGTAGAACGCGGCGATAGGCGTAAATTTGACCTCTCTGACGACTTTTCgtcaaatataatatatataaaataaatggGAAGTACAAGAAAAATCGCAAGCCCTTGTCTTTTCTCAATGTATGAATATAGGACTGAAACTGATAAGATGATTTCACCGATAACGCGTCCGTATACCATGATCATGAACGCATTGGCGAATATCAAACTCTATATGCTTACAAATGAACCGTCGACGAACGCAAATTGAATAGATTTGTATTGTTTAATCGTTTGTTGGTAGTTTACTAGCATCGTATTATAAACTGATTACAAATCAGCGAAGAGCAATCATAGgcaagaaatttttgatataaAGTATGGACCAAGTCTTATTTTACTACAACACTTTAAAacagaaggaaaaaatattatcgtaATAGAGTTAACAGTCTTTCTTACAGATGTAACTACTTCAAAATGTTTCAATACTTTACGTTTAACTTATGTCTTGAAACTTTTTGATATTAAGGACCTCGACGATTGTTGAGTAGGTGTACTGCAGCATTcgcaaatataattttttctgtcAATTGTTCCATACTTGATTTCCACGCATCCTGAAATAGAATTATGCCGTCAATTAGGAACTACATTATCAAGTGCAATGATAATGTAACTGAAAATTTACAGAATCTTCTGTATTTGCAAACAAATTAGTATCTACGATTCTTGAGCGTTGTCTACCTACTAAACGCACTGTTTACATACTCACACACAACACCTAGATGTAATATATCTTTcacgaatatttttctgtcacatttacatatattggacaataaaattttttgaaatattaggAGATCCTCGGAAGATGGTATATGGGCAATTTCTATGTAGCAGACAACATCACAAGGTATTAAAACGTATAATACTCTTCCGGTATTATTATAGCTCTATTTGACAAAATATATTGCATATCATAAAACACAAACTGATCAGCTAAATCTTGACAGCACATGTTAAAGGTTTCTGGCATTCCACATGCATAAACACGCGAAGACACACATCTACTATTACATCACAACACAGGCTTTGTTTCGTGGCACATGTCATAAGCTTTTTCATAATCATCTTAATTACAATAGGAAACTCATTAATCAATGTTTTTagctaataattttttgttattaatcCAGTGTAATCAAATTATGTTACGATAAATCGCTAAGGATTGGATAGACTTTTAGGCATAACAGTCAATGATATACTCTACATTATATTctgatatataatatagatcATTTCATGAAAAACAATCACCAGTATtgatgaataatgaaaaagctTAAATTTAATGAAGATTCGTTTCAGTACCTAAGTGCAGATATTTGTCACACGCGCCGCAATGGACTAGATTCGGTTCCAGGTCGAGTCGTTGGGCGCTGTGACAGCGGCTGCAATGTGGGCAGTAACGGCCTTTTCGCCACAGCCTTGTTAACGCACAAATATTTAAGTAGTTAGTGAAGTCAAAACGATACATCGATcaatgtttaattattatcagaATAAGTAGTAAAGCAAAAACATTTCGATAATCAGCAGCAgtgcaaaaatttgtttttcaaatatgttaGTAATTGCACAGCAAACAGATGCCAAAGACTGAGCAAATAATCGAGTGGTTCATTGGCATATGACAGAAAGTTTCTTTACATTGCATTGAAAGTTAATGATCATGAGAGAAGTATCTGGACAACTAATACACGATATTTGatgtaaattataaattacaattgttaTTTTAACCAACTGAAgaggtttttaaaaatagcagtgaataaataaaaccgagtttcaaatttacaacaaaaGAATGGGAAAATATCAACCTCTATCAGTCTACgcacattgaatttcaaaaacattccAAACCATATGTTATTGACATAAATAACTGTACCAGAATCGAATCGTAAATACTTTGATGATACATTATAATTGTTTGTTTGATTGTTACGGTATAATTCAGTACTGTTTCGATACTCTCATTCGAAGAGAATGGATATTAATTCATAAATGATGTACCAAAATAGAACATGAATAACTGTACTAGAACAGAAtcgtaaatattttactgaTACTCTCATTCAAAGAGAATGGATATTAATTCTAGAGTTTAAGCTCAGGCCACAGAGAGCTATaagcaatttttaaattgtataGTTTTACCTATTGTTACACCTATGCTTTAGAAGtctataaaatatatatctgCAAAGTTGTTTCAACTTACTTTGAGCATGGAACGCATAGTGTGGAAACATAGACACGTGTGTTTCTCTCGCCTTTTTTGTATTCGTGTTGCCATTGTGCAACGCTATTCCTGTCTGAATTTGCTCCTCCAGGTGTTCGCAGTCCACAGCTTGCACAAACAGCACATTCTCGACAATGCCATCGCCCTTGCGGTACTCGCCTCAGACCCACACAATAAATATGATATCTGTAATTTGAATGTAGACACTCGTTCAAATGAGTCAATTCAATGATGACCACATTCTTGAGTTTACTAAAATTAAACCCTGgttagtttaaaaataaagtgaaacTATTTACCCTCGATCGCACATGTCACAGAAGAGCATTTTATCTTCATCTGCAGGATTATGGCATTGATCACATGTCTTGCAATCTGTACACTGCCAGGAGTACCCTTGAATGTGAGGCACCATATCTAGTGTCAAGTCAATACACGATGGGTGAACTGTAAATGACAGAGAAAACCATTTCGCATTTAAAACTATAATCAGATACAATGATATCTAGACAGTCTTAAAAACTGAATTTGCAGTTAACTCGATACGACtctataaatttaataacatGACCAAACCCTCAACTATGCGGTGGATAAAGAAGTTACATAATACGTAggattaaatataaaaaatatggaaaagaaaattgatatcattttttaattcatatactttcaaataattatcatGTCAAATTTCATGAACTCGAAGGTGCCCTTGAAACGAAATGACTATTTAGATGAGTAATAGTTATGATTCTGTAATTTCATACCTAATGTCATTGGTTCTAGCCTATGAGAATACGATGTGTACCTTCTCTGCAGACATACttcaatcatttttacaaCAAAGAACATCAATATCACAAGTATGACCAGATCAAATCCCAATAGTACATAACAGACAGTATTCACAAATACAGTTGGCCAATAGACAGAATAGATAGAAGATGGACTAACAGTAAGTACTTTATGTAATATAAAGATTTATCCCAATACTCGATTCTAGCAATGACAAAATGTAACTACTATTCATCTATCTGATTTCtcttataattgttttataaCTGTTGCTGACGTATTTCGGTGGTGGAATATAATCAGTTATTGATAATATGGGTACAAAATTACTTCAAGCATCACAGcagttgatagaaaaattcagatttgaaaaacattaattttctGGCATTCACAATGGAGagagtaagaaaaaagaacaaagtgACATATCGTTAGATCGAAACATCTACACACAAAAGTTTGAGAAGATCCTTTTCGTTCATGTGGATTCCATACAAACGTAAAACATCGTGTTTGCATGCAATGTAAGTAGTAGCAAGCAAACTCTGGTTAAGTGTTGGACCTCTGAAACTGTACACCAGTTTTTGTGAATCACGCGACTTGGAAAAAAGATTTACAAATTAGTTAGCTCAATTTCCAGAATTTATCAGGTGAGTCAACTGAGTGGGTAAACTTACCCTGgcgacaatattttttgtccTCAAAACGAAGAATCAGTATGAATCAAATATTGTTCAAAGATGCAGTCACCTGGGCTGAGGAAATTGAAATCTTCGGTATATCAGTAAAAGGATCGTGGACCTTTTAGGCATTTCTTGCCTAACAAATATTCTTTGTAAACATTGCTATAAATAATCTGTAGTTGTATTCAAATTAAGTCAAATACAAAGTCACACTGAACCATAGCAAATCTAACTACTTCTACGACATCACAATTCACCTCACATACATTTCCAATTTCATGACAGTGTCATGTTACAGTAGCAATATAGAAAAATTAGTTAGATCATTACAGTATGTAATATCTGTCGTATGCTACCACATGTACATGGTGTTAATTTGAATCTATAAAGTTAATGATGAggtcatttaattttttttataaagcttatagaaaatatgaaaaaaaaaaaaaatcaaattgcCAAGTTTTATTCAACTCaataaatttatgtaatatacTACATCACTTCTAAATTATAGTATCCTAAgtctaatattttttaaataattctaTGTTCCACTTTTCACGGTAATAAACCAGTCACACATTGCATATTATGTTTCCAATGAAACGAAATCCCACCATTAGGAACAATTACTCTACTCAATGTGTGATCTAATATCGTAGAATAATATGTTCAATAATGCCAAATGAAATTGTTAAGTCTTCTTCATAAACTTGtgcaatcaaattttttaagtcGACAGTAAGTCTGGATCCTTTCATTTCTGATGactatataatttttcacgtaCCATTTCCATTACAAGTACCACACTGTATTAGTACTTCAGCCTTTCCATGTTTGTTTAAGTGTTTTAAACACATTTTACACTTTAAGTTTTTGTTATCTTCCTTGTGGGCGCCCAACTCCATATCAACTTCATCGATCGTCGATTG from Neodiprion virginianus isolate iyNeoVirg1 chromosome 3, iyNeoVirg1.1, whole genome shotgun sequence encodes the following:
- the LOC124299746 gene encoding carboxylesterase 4A-like codes for the protein MFVCKIGSRSCCYIAAACLLVALLLIAFLTIFGVIPIKNGDIPAGEDWMRPETTIPQGRLRGINMVTHLGRRFSAFIGVPFAEPPIGDLRFKQAVPAGPWNGTLDASRMPNACIQIEKKIIGDEDCLYLNVYTPQLPSSQNATLLPVMVFIYGGGFMVGRSTPDQRSPEFLLNKDVVLVVPNYRLGILGFFSTGDEVSPGNNLLKDIAEALRWTQRNIKYFGGDPNKVTLFGGSSGAACVRLLTLSPLTKGLFHQFMTHSTPQLYPPVPEPYSVAATRATKLGEYLGCPTNTSTTLVNCLMTFNGSYLYDTDVLLRDVRTARPIVWYPVVEPDVEGALFTDTPANIIANGEQHDLPWVVVVTKGEGIVTTAVYYDRPDLFQQFLDNVDSYLISFLRHDVWSADVDAQTAALKSRYLNDLTADRKLLLHNLTDIITDYEFIYHIYNEAKQHANNPAYKSPVYFCTFDYRGTFSKSYMFSNGNAENWGAAHGDELIYLLPEPTKNLALPGSEFTETDMKVVDTMVELWTSFATNGLPTTAALNDNAIWEPFSSDEKYLQIGNDSDPGIQLKSGFHEERMKFWENFFAARK